From a single Eleginops maclovinus isolate JMC-PN-2008 ecotype Puerto Natales chromosome 20, JC_Emac_rtc_rv5, whole genome shotgun sequence genomic region:
- the lyar gene encoding cell growth-regulating nucleolar protein isoform X2 gives MVFFTCNGCGESLKKAQVDKHVNMCRGCQVLSCIDCGKDFWGDDYKNHVKCISEDQKYGGKGYEAKANKGDLKQQQWIQKVHDAMNKPGVSAKLKDVLQQVSSYDNVPRKRAKFQNWMRNSLKIANTGLHDEVWDILAAGDNPPQAPQETKEAKQTVAEVKVETNGNEKQNGSQDAEKKTKLNKRERKEARQQKSGKAVKTAEKTDAQEPEEGKKKKKDRKRKLSSEGEEEKEQNGAGNETTSKKTKTMDQEDVETTEETEDREVPKGKFNWKGNIKALLKDSDDQELPLKKLRKKVVAAYFSFTGDANFRKEEEVLAIFNKKISNNPKFRVLKEKVRLIN, from the exons ATGGTGTTTTTCACCTGCAACGGGTGTGGTGAATCCCTGAAAAAAGCTCAGGTTGATAAACACGTGAACATGTGCCGGGGTTGCCAGGTCCTGTCCTGCATCGACTGTGGAAAAGACTTCTG GGGTGATGACTACAAGAACCACGTTAAATGTATCAGTGAAGACCAGAAGTATGGAGGCAAAGGATATGAGGCTAAGGCAAACAAAGGAGatttaaaacagcagcagtggatCCAG AAAGTCCATGACGCCATGAACAAGCCTGGAGTCAGTGCAAAGCTAAAGGATGTGCTCCAACAAGTCAGCTCGTATGACAACGTACCGAGAAAGAGGGCCAAGTTTCAG AACTGGATGAGAAACAGTCTTAAAATAGCAAACACCGGTCTGCATGATGAAGTGTGGGACATCCTTGCTGCAGGTGACAAT CCTCCTCAGGCCCCCCAGGAGACTAAAGAAGCTAAGCAGACAGTTGCTGAAGTCAAAGTGGAAactaatggaaatgaaaagcagaacGGCAGTCAAGACGCAGAGAAGAAGACGAAACTGAACAAACGGGAGCGTAAAGAGGCCCGGCAGCAGAAGAGTGGGAAGGCTGTGAAAACTGCTGAGAAGACAGATGCACAGGAGCCAGAAgaaggcaaaaagaaaaagaaggacaggaagaggaagctCAGCAGTGAGGgtgaagaagagaaagagcAGAACGGTGCTGGGAATGAGACAACcagcaagaaaacaaagacaa tGGACCAAGAAGATGTTGAAACAACAGAAGAGACAGAGGACCGAGAAGTTCCGAAAG GCAAATTCAACTGGAAGGGAAATATCAAGGCACTACTGAAAGACTCAGATGACCAGGAACTGCCATTAAAGAAACTCAGGAAGAAG GTTGTGGCAGCGTACTTCTCTTTTACTGGCGATGCAAATTttaggaaggaggaagaggtgcTTGCTATTTTCAACAAGAAGATCAGCAACAATCCCAAATTTAgagttttgaaagaaaaagttaGACTTATAAATTAG
- the lyar gene encoding cell growth-regulating nucleolar protein isoform X1 translates to MVFFTCNGCGESLKKAQVDKHVNMCRGCQVLSCIDCGKDFWGDDYKNHVKCISEDQKYGGKGYEAKANKGDLKQQQWIQKVHDAMNKPGVSAKLKDVLQQVSSYDNVPRKRAKFQNWMRNSLKIANTGLHDEVWDILAAGDNQPPQAPQETKEAKQTVAEVKVETNGNEKQNGSQDAEKKTKLNKRERKEARQQKSGKAVKTAEKTDAQEPEEGKKKKKDRKRKLSSEGEEEKEQNGAGNETTSKKTKTMDQEDVETTEETEDREVPKGKFNWKGNIKALLKDSDDQELPLKKLRKKVVAAYFSFTGDANFRKEEEVLAIFNKKISNNPKFRVLKEKVRLIN, encoded by the exons ATGGTGTTTTTCACCTGCAACGGGTGTGGTGAATCCCTGAAAAAAGCTCAGGTTGATAAACACGTGAACATGTGCCGGGGTTGCCAGGTCCTGTCCTGCATCGACTGTGGAAAAGACTTCTG GGGTGATGACTACAAGAACCACGTTAAATGTATCAGTGAAGACCAGAAGTATGGAGGCAAAGGATATGAGGCTAAGGCAAACAAAGGAGatttaaaacagcagcagtggatCCAG AAAGTCCATGACGCCATGAACAAGCCTGGAGTCAGTGCAAAGCTAAAGGATGTGCTCCAACAAGTCAGCTCGTATGACAACGTACCGAGAAAGAGGGCCAAGTTTCAG AACTGGATGAGAAACAGTCTTAAAATAGCAAACACCGGTCTGCATGATGAAGTGTGGGACATCCTTGCTGCAGGTGACAAT CAGCCTCCTCAGGCCCCCCAGGAGACTAAAGAAGCTAAGCAGACAGTTGCTGAAGTCAAAGTGGAAactaatggaaatgaaaagcagaacGGCAGTCAAGACGCAGAGAAGAAGACGAAACTGAACAAACGGGAGCGTAAAGAGGCCCGGCAGCAGAAGAGTGGGAAGGCTGTGAAAACTGCTGAGAAGACAGATGCACAGGAGCCAGAAgaaggcaaaaagaaaaagaaggacaggaagaggaagctCAGCAGTGAGGgtgaagaagagaaagagcAGAACGGTGCTGGGAATGAGACAACcagcaagaaaacaaagacaa tGGACCAAGAAGATGTTGAAACAACAGAAGAGACAGAGGACCGAGAAGTTCCGAAAG GCAAATTCAACTGGAAGGGAAATATCAAGGCACTACTGAAAGACTCAGATGACCAGGAACTGCCATTAAAGAAACTCAGGAAGAAG GTTGTGGCAGCGTACTTCTCTTTTACTGGCGATGCAAATTttaggaaggaggaagaggtgcTTGCTATTTTCAACAAGAAGATCAGCAACAATCCCAAATTTAgagttttgaaagaaaaagttaGACTTATAAATTAG